A genome region from Candidatus Woesearchaeota archaeon includes the following:
- a CDS encoding DHH family phosphoesterase, with protein MNFKPLKDALDTCTNPLFFFDDDTDGLCSFLLCRQYCGTGKGIVLKARPTLDNYYHKQVQEYQPDKIFVLDAHTIDDSFFEGLSTPVVWVDHHDIQNKPVAVYVNPKLQQPDALMSTSEIVYRAIGGELWIAMIGIIGDWTFPKDLIEEFRKEYPELLPPTITSAPQALFDSPFSWMIRCYQFNLKGRSKEYSKSVELLSTVRKPNELTRDNPSLKHIFKQYDKYNTAYQELLKDALKVVGQDPLIVFVYSGQQSFTGELANELLYKFPDKIIVVARNKNGEYKCSFRSSPNRSMYNILQKALQGIEGRGGGHDQACGGSIAQEDWEQFLQQLREQVQTTKNKQEK; from the coding sequence ATGAATTTCAAACCGCTCAAAGACGCGCTTGATACCTGTACCAACCCCCTCTTCTTCTTTGATGATGACACTGATGGTCTTTGTTCCTTTCTTCTCTGCAGACAATACTGTGGAACAGGTAAAGGTATTGTTCTTAAAGCAAGACCCACTCTTGACAACTATTATCACAAACAAGTCCAGGAATACCAACCAGATAAAATCTTTGTTCTTGACGCACACACCATTGATGACTCTTTTTTTGAAGGCCTTTCCACACCTGTTGTGTGGGTGGATCATCACGACATTCAAAACAAGCCCGTTGCAGTATATGTTAATCCAAAACTTCAACAACCCGACGCACTTATGAGCACGTCTGAAATAGTTTATCGCGCAATTGGAGGGGAACTCTGGATAGCGATGATAGGCATCATTGGGGATTGGACCTTTCCCAAAGATCTTATCGAAGAATTCAGAAAAGAATATCCTGAACTTCTTCCTCCAACCATAACTTCAGCTCCACAAGCACTTTTTGATTCTCCTTTTTCATGGATGATTCGCTGTTATCAATTCAACCTTAAAGGAAGAAGCAAAGAATACTCAAAATCTGTTGAACTCTTAAGCACAGTTAGAAAACCAAACGAACTCACACGAGACAACCCCTCTCTCAAGCACATTTTCAAGCAGTATGACAAATACAATACCGCATATCAAGAACTTCTCAAAGACGCTCTTAAAGTAGTTGGACAAGATCCTCTTATTGTCTTTGTCTACTCAGGACAGCAAAGCTTCACAGGAGAGCTTGCAAATGAATTATTATACAAGTTTCCTGACAAAATCATTGTTGTTGCTCGTAACAAGAATGGAGAATACAAGTGTTCTTTTCGCTCAAGTCCAAACAGATCCATGTATAACATCCTGCAAAAAGCACTGCAAGGCATTGAAGGGCGAGGTGGCGGACACGACCAGGCTTGCGGCGGGTCCATTGCACAAGAGGATTGGGAGCAGTTTTTACAACAACTCCGAGAACAAGTTCAAACAACCAAAAACAAACAAGAGAAATAA
- a CDS encoding HesA/MoeB/ThiF family protein has translation MNRYSRQEIFIGSTAQEKLRKTSIAIIGCGALGSVAAELLARSGVGEIFLYDRDIVELVNLQRQSCYTQEDINKPKATALQKHLQRINSDITIHTSTTHINKETIKNVKADIIIDGTDNIETRDVIDTYCLEQHIPWIMGSGIRDRGYVMTIFPGGPRYRDAFPKAAQAESCEEFGVLAPTTHIIASLQVVEAFKLIFGTVEEQRETKLHSLSVYEPSISSFTVKKRRHLEETEDTAPYHIRHCRSKKGIVVQPSKHLQLNLDALRETYPVLVDTELVLILEGDIYVYSYGEIIFKQATSLEEAKKTALDLYKQAGVEFS, from the coding sequence ATGAATCGTTATTCAAGACAGGAAATATTCATAGGTAGCACTGCACAAGAAAAACTGCGTAAAACAAGCATAGCCATAATTGGTTGCGGAGCGCTTGGCAGTGTTGCAGCAGAACTGCTTGCACGTAGCGGGGTTGGTGAGATCTTCTTGTATGATAGGGACATCGTAGAACTCGTGAATCTCCAACGACAAAGCTGCTACACTCAAGAAGACATTAACAAACCAAAAGCAACAGCACTCCAAAAACACCTCCAACGCATAAACTCAGACATCACCATCCACACATCAACTACCCATATCAACAAAGAAACAATCAAAAACGTCAAAGCAGATATCATCATTGATGGCACAGACAATATTGAGACGCGAGACGTTATTGACACCTATTGTCTTGAACAACACATACCTTGGATTATGGGCTCAGGTATAAGAGATAGAGGATATGTTATGACCATTTTTCCAGGGGGTCCTCGTTATCGCGACGCATTTCCCAAAGCAGCACAAGCAGAATCTTGTGAAGAATTTGGTGTGCTCGCACCAACCACACACATCATCGCATCACTGCAAGTAGTTGAAGCATTCAAACTCATTTTCGGCACAGTTGAAGAACAGCGCGAAACAAAGCTGCACTCCCTTAGTGTTTACGAGCCCTCCATTTCATCATTTACTGTGAAAAAAAGAAGACATCTAGAAGAAACAGAGGACACTGCGCCATACCACATCAGACATTGTCGTTCAAAAAAAGGCATTGTGGTACAACCTTCAAAGCATTTGCAACTCAACCTGGATGCACTTCGCGAAACCTACCCCGTTCTTGTAGACACCGAACTTGTTCTCATCCTTGAAGGAGACATCTATGTTTATTCGTACGGAGAAATCATTTTCAAACAAGCAACATCACTTGAAGAGGCTAAGAAAACAGCACTAGACCTCTATAAACAAGCAGGCGTTGAATTTTCATAA